From a region of the Anomaloglossus baeobatrachus isolate aAnoBae1 unplaced genomic scaffold, aAnoBae1.hap1 Scaffold_4749, whole genome shotgun sequence genome:
- the LOC142281391 gene encoding uncharacterized protein LOC142281391 isoform X3, translated as MYMRANWDVSSERNLPEDCQQGEDLTHIKVEVKEEKSYVTDNTSGNWKEHILVIPNNKAEDNHTIEHFSGENLITPNVHLENHSKEKSHNYPNRKKLYPSHSQILTLSTSQKGGKMFQCCECGKQFSKNSNLFIHIRIHTGEKPYSCSECGKCFTRKSGLDQHERSHTGEKSFMCSECGKCFARKSFLSRHKIIHTGEKPYACSKCGKCFTQKPSLVEHQRIHTGEKPHSCSECGKCFTQKSSLVKHKRFHSGERPYPCSECGKCFITKAKLGDHHRSHTGEKPFSCSECEKFFITKGKLRDHLRSHTGVKPFPCSECEKCFIQKSDLVEHQRIHTGEKPFSCSECGKCFISKAKLRIHQRIHTGEKPFACSDCGKCFTQKSNLVKHERTHTGEKPYSCSECGKCFTRKSVLHQHQLIHTGERPFSCSICGRHFRNKSRLLSHHNVHSY; from the coding sequence ATAATACCTCTGGGAACTGGAAGGAACACATTCTTGTAATTCCAAATAATAAAGCAGAAGATAATCATACCATAGAACACTTTTCGGGAGAAAATCTCATAACCCCTAATGTACATTTGGAAAACCACAGTAAAGAAAAATCACACAACTATCCTAATCGCAAAAAACTTTATCCAAGTCATTCACAGATACTTACTCTGAGTACAAGTCAAAAAGGGGGTAAAATGTTTCAATGTTGTGAATGTGGAAAACAGTTTTCAAAAAACTCAAATCTTTTTATACACATAAGAattcacacaggcgagaagccatactcttgttcagaatgtgggaagtgcTTTACCCGAAAATCAGGCCTTGATCAACATGAAAGAAGTCATACAGGGGAGAAGTCTTTTatgtgttcagaatgtggaaaatgttttgctcggaaatcatTTCTTTCTAGACATAAAATAATTCACACTGGGGAAAAACCATATGCTTGTtccaaatgtgggaaatgttttacacagaagCCTTCACTTGttgaacatcagagaattcatacaggggagaaaccacattcatgttctgaatgtgggaaatgttttactcagaaatcatcaCTTGTTAAACATAAGAGATTTCACTCAGGGGAGAGGCcatatccatgttcagaatgtggaaaatgttttattactaAAGCTAAACTTGGGGATCATcatagaagtcacacaggggagaaaccattttcatgttctgaatgtgagaAGTTTTTTATTACAAAAGGCAAACTCCGGGATCATCTGAGAAGTCACACCGGGGTCAAACCATTTccttgttcagaatgtgagaaatgtttcatacaaaaatcagatcttgttgaacatcaaagaattcacacaggggagaagccgttttcttgttctgaatgtgggaaatgttttattagcaAAGCCAAACTCCGGattcatcaaagaattcacacaggggagaagccatttgcatgttcagattgtgggaaatgttttacccagaaatcaaatcttgttaaacatgagagaactcacacaggggagaagccttattcatgttcagaatgtggaaaatgctttACAAGAAAATCAGTTCTTCATCAGCATCAgttaattcacacaggggagagaccATTTTCTTGTTCAATATGTGGGAGACATTTTAGGAACAAATCAAGACTTTTAAGTCATCATAATGTTCACTCATATTAA